In the genome of Ptychodera flava strain L36383 chromosome 13, AS_Pfla_20210202, whole genome shotgun sequence, one region contains:
- the LOC139147380 gene encoding neuronal acetylcholine receptor subunit beta-3-like yields MSMDFWNKMPIFALFTWLFISAFQGPSIKVNCSEEERRLQNYLFQEKGYDKNIRPTEHFHRPLELNFGLQVRQVMDVMEREQIIKTSFWVQHEWTDYYLRWDPANFSGINYLIIPYDYVWKPDIALYNSATGQFTIPELGIVSLSCNGTVHYTPPAIFKSPCPISTRYFPFDVQKCRLRFGPWEHTTDMLEITPFISHVDTVNYMENSEWELLSTSMETEIFSEDSDDQYSIVDCILVLKRRPLYYVINMVLPGVVLAVLSILVLLLPPESGEKMSYGVSLLISVSVLNLMVAEKIPASSNTVPLLIQFLLLNLFLVASSILVSVVTLRLCHRQPSQLRMSPWVEKVFIEVLPKLLCLKQRTLLAAADSRDTATVRSASLDSIAKANHVNRAFEPNDEEVQRSNGSAISRHRTLTSNINVYASEESFNQNILAHMTHIREKMEKQEEEMLMLAKWRFVSTVVDRLFMYLVILAYLTGAIVLYSDPHLEFYL; encoded by the exons ATGAGTATGGATTTTTGGAACAAAATGCCGATCTTTGCTCTTTTCACTTGGTTGTTCATTTCGGCTTTTCAAGGACCCTCTATAA AAGTGAACTGCAGCGAGGAGGAGAGAAGACTACAGAATTACCTGTTTCAAGAGAAAGGCTACGACAAAAACATTCGTCCGACGGAGCACTTTCACCGGCCATTAGAACTGAACTTTGGTTTGCAAGTTCGTCAAGTTATGGACGTT ATGGAGAGAGAGCAAATTATTAAGACGAGTTTCTGGGTGCAGCAT GAGTGGACCGATTACTACCTTCGATGGGATCCTGCAAACTTTAGTGGGATAAATTACTTAATCATACCGTACGACTATGTATGGAAACCAGACATTGCCCTATATAACAG cgCTACGGGACAATTTACTATTCCTGAATTGGGTATTGTGTCTTTGAGTTGCAACGGAACCGTCCACTACACTCCgccagccattttcaaatcaccatGTCCCATCTCAACGCGGTACTTTCCCTTCGACGTCCAGAAGTGTCGCCTACGATTTGGACCATGGGAACACACCACCGATATGCTTGAAATAACACCATTCATCAGCCACGTTGATACGGTTAATTATATGGAAAATTCCGAGTGGGAACTGTTGAGCACTTCTATGGAGACAGAAATTTTCTCTGAAGACTCTGACGATCAATACAGTATCGTCGACTGTATCTTGGTCTTGAAGCGTCGACCGCTGTATTACGTCATCAATATGGTTCTGCCAGGTGTTGTGCTGGCTGTATTGTCGATCCTTGTTCTTCTGTTGCCTCCGGAGTCTGGTGAGAAGATGTCCTACGGTGTATCACTTTTGATCTCTGTGTCCGTACTAAACCTGATGGTAGCTGAGAAGATACCGGCCTCGTCAAACACTGTGCCGTTGCTTATCCAGTTCTTGTTGCTCAATCTCTTCCTGGTAGCGTCGTCGATTCTCGTGAGTGTGGTGACGCTGAGGCTGTGCCATCGGCAGCCGAGTCAACTGCGCATGAGCCCCTGGGTGGAAAAAGTATTCATCGAGGTCCTGCCAAAGCTGCTTTGCTTGAAACAGCGCACCCTTCTCGCAGCTGCAGATTCCAGAGACACCGCGACTGTGAGATCTGCTTCGTTGGACAGCATTGCGAAGGCAAATCACGTAAACAGGGCATTCGAACCAAACGACGAAGAAGTGCAACGTAGCAACGGCTCAGCTATCAGCAGGCACCGTACTCTGACAAGCAACATAAACGTCTATGCGTCAGAAGAGAGCTTTAACCAAAACATCTTGGCCCATATGACTCATATCcgagaaaaaatggaaaaacaaGAGGAAGAAATGTTG atgTTGGCGAAATGGCGATTTGTTTCCACCGTGGTAGACCGCCTATTCATGTATCTGGTCATTTTAGCCTACTTGACTGGGGCCATAGTGCTTTACTCGGACCCGCACCTGGAATTCTACTTGTAA